The Tetrapisispora phaffii CBS 4417 chromosome 5, complete genome genome segment ACGAAAACTGACAATAGTACCAGATATGTATGCGTCACGCCACTCGGATCTGTCCACTTGGACGGTAATCCGTCCGAACGTACTTTACCGTCTCCCGTCTTTTTCGTCTTCTCCGTTCTCTCGCTTCCTCTTCCGCACCAAAACTAGTTACCGGCAGTACGGTTATGCGCCGCGCGGTGTGAAACTTGAATAACAGGAAAACACTCAGTGACGAAAAACCACACTGATCGTCGATCACAGTCAGTGTCACGTGAGTACACCAGCTGATGTTGTATTCTCCAATTTCGCTGAGATAGTAGCTGGGCGTACTGGGAAGATATACTTCTATCAGTGCTGTTGTAATAGTAGTTTGTAATTAGTCGAGTTGTAATTGCTTGTCTTATGtctatattcattatatacattataGCTGTGTCATGATTGATATACATGCCTTTCTGCATCTCTATGTCTTGCAGTGAGTAAGTATAATTCTGTTAACACATTGCTACAAAGTTATATTGACACCCATATCTTTTCACCTATAACTAAATGTTATTAGTAAGGTTAAATTTCTATGCAGTTACAATGCCAAAATCTGAATTCAAGTATTACTCATATTTCAACatgtttaataatgaaacaCGTTTTATTGAGATATGAATTCAAAGATTACCTAGATTTCAATGATAGTCAATTCAGTTCAATAATAGTCAAGTATAAATACATTCAGTATAAATAAAACAGGCCCAGTACCACCTGAACTGCTATAAACTGTAAGCAACTACTTTCGATCCTTTGTAACTTTAGTTGTTGTTATTCATGATATCCGTCGTCTTGTAATATTTACTGCTTCTTGGATAGAAATTGAATACAGCGTAAAAAGTGATAGTAGATGTACCCCATTATTTGACATGTTCGTCGaagaattaatttataGCTCACTGATAAAATTATAGTAGTCACATGATATAAAATTGTAGTATTCCATTTTCTGAATAGttgaatattaaaaattcaatattttttaacgTAGCTGTACAGTGGGAGGTCAATAAATTTTGCATCTAATGAACATATTAACTTAAGTATATTGGATACGACAATATTGAAAGTAAAGTATATTAACTATTCGTTAGTTGTTGGAATAAAAACTAGTATATAAAGCTTAACATGAGTGAATCGGGTACAAACTTACCGAAAAGGAAAAGGTAttatagaaaaaataataataacattcGACATGACACAACTAATAACGATAAAATACGAGAACCAACTCCTGAAGTATTATCAGATCAACTCAATGGCAACATAAGCAGAGGGGAAAAGATTATACACAACAAAGCTTCTGAGAAATTGTCAAGAATTAGCATTAATGAGAATAACAAACAACAAAAATCTACTTCTTCTAGGACAAACTCATCAAAAAAGACTAATTATAAGCGATATACCTCTGactttaatttatctatAATCGATGATAGTGCtgaattaaaatcatcaGAAGACCAGAATATTAGAAAAGAGGAGATCGAATGTTGTCTTAGACAATTAAGTCATTATTCTTTCaagttatttaataaaggTAAATATGTCGAATCATTTGGTTTTAATCATAAACTGTTGGACATATCCGGtaataaaaatcaaattagACTCTTGATTAGCATACCCAATGATTATCCCAAATCACCCGTCAAGGTAAACATCgcaaataagaaaaatccCGATTATCCAAAGGttcaagaagaaatttttcaattagtaaagaattttaatatgaaatcaaaagatcttttgttgaagaaatatCCTATAATAGCACAAATCAATTACTTGgttcaaaaaaaagatattttaatgaacCCATCGTTTAAAAACATAGATGACAAAGaacaacaattttataaagatatttatgTTTAAGAGTATCGAAATTTTCACTGAAGTTCAGTTactatttattatatattatgcatccaaaaaaattttagatttaacataagaatattttgaagatatGTGATAAGTAAACTTTTTATCGTAAATATGTGAGAATTGGTTGATTATTCTTTGATAAACACGGCTGCTGCACCCATACCTGTACCAATACACATGCTGACTACACCAATTTGGTTAGTTTTTAGCTCGTTCATGATCGTGGCAACTTGACGA includes the following:
- the SMU2 gene encoding Smu2p (similar to Saccharomyces cerevisiae YIL161W; ancestral locus Anc_5.719) → MSESGTNLPKRKRYYRKNNNNIRHDTTNNDKIREPTPEVLSDQLNGNISRGEKIIHNKASEKLSRISINENNKQQKSTSSRTNSSKKTNYKRYTSDFNLSIIDDSAELKSSEDQNIRKEEIECCLRQLSHYSFKLFNKGKYVESFGFNHKLLDISGNKNQIRLLISIPNDYPKSPVKVNIANKKNPDYPKVQEEIFQLVKNFNMKSKDLLLKKYPIIAQINYLVQKKDILMNPSFKNIDDKEQQFYKDIYV